TTGCCGCGCGGCCTGGCTGGCAGTCATCGCTTCTCTCCTCCACGGGCATTGCGCGATCGGGGCCATTGTACGCGAGCAGACTGGCGTGGATTCGCGCTATGATGCTCGCTCACTTCGGCATGCCGACACTGCGAGGCAACCATGAACGGCGCAGAGAGCCTGGTGCGCACGTTGATCGCGTCCGACGTCAACGTCTGTTTCGCCAACCCGGGCACGTCCGAGATGCACTTCGTCGCCGCGCTCGACCGCGTGGAAGGTATCCGTTGCGTGCTCGGCCTGTTCGAGGGCGTGGTGACCGGTGCGGCCGACACGTACTACCGGCTTGCCGAGAAGCCTGCCTCCACCCTCCTGCACCTCGGCCCTGGCCTCGGCAACGGCATTTCAAACCTGCACAACGCGAAGAAGGCACGCTCGGGCATCGTCAACATCGTCGGCGAGCACGCCGGCTATCACATCAAGCACGACGCGCCGCTTACCGCCGACATCGAAGGCATCGCGCGTCCGGTGTCGCACTGGCTCAAGACCTCGCCCGACGCGCGCAGTGTCGCCGGCGACGGAGCGGCTGCGGTCGAAGCGGCCCGCACCCCGCCCGGCTGCATCGCCACCTTGATCCTGCCCGCCGACACCGCCTGGGGCGAGGCCGACGGACCGGTGACTGCCCGGCCGCCCGTGCCGCGGCGGCGAGTCGGTTCCGACGCGATCCAGGCGGGCGCGCGCGCGTTGCGCGCCGGGTCCGGCGCCGCCATTCTGCTCGGCGGCGCGGCATTGCGTGGCCGCGCGCTGGAGATGGCCGGCCGCATCGCGGCCCGCACCGGCTGCAAGTTGTTTTCCGAGTTCAACACCGCGCGCGGCGAATGCGGCGCGGGGCGCGTGCATGCGCCGCGCCTGCCGTTCGTGGTCGACCAGGCGTTGGCGGCGCTCGCCGGAACGCGCGAGCTGGTCCTGGTCGGTGCGAAGACGCCGGTGTCGTTTTTCGCCTATCCGGGCAAGCCGAGCGTGCTCGTGCCCGAAGGCTGCAACGTGACCGAAGTGGCCGACGTGGGCACGGATCTTTTGCATGCGCTGGAAGCGCTCGCCGACGAGCTCGGTGCCACGCGCACGGCGCCGGCCGGGATATGCGTCTACGAGCCGCCGCAAGCGCCAACCGGGGAGCCGACGCCCGACGGCGTCTGCGCCGTCCTCGGCGCACTCCTCCCCGAGAACGCCATCGTCTGCGATGAAGGCATCACGACCGGACGCAACATCGGCCGGTTTCTGGAGAGTGCCGCGCCGCACGATTTCCTGAGCATCATGGGCGGATCCATCGGCTGGGGATTGCCGGCCGGGCTCGGGGCGGCGCTCGCAGCGCCCGATCGCAAGGTGTTCGTGCTCGAAGGCGACGGCAGCGCGATGTACACCCACCAGGCGTTGTGGACCATGGCGCGCGAGAATCTCGACGTCACGATGCTGATCTGCGCCAACCGCTCCTATCGCATCCTCGAGCACGAATTCAAGAATGTCGGCGCGGGTCAGCCGGGTGTTCGCGCGCGCGACATGCTCACCCTCGATCGCCCCTACCCCGACTGGCTGGCCCTGGCGCGCGGCTTCGGCGTCGAGGCGGGACGCGCCAGCAGCCTGGAAGAGCTTGCCCGAGAGCTCAAGCATGGCTTCGCAGCCAGCGGGCCGTACCTGATCGAATTGCTGATGTAGCGCATGCACCCGACAGCGACTATGCGATGGACATAAGAGAATCGGACCGGCGCTTCGACAGCGTCTCTCACGAAGAGGCAATCCGTCGTGCACAGCACCTGATCCCCCTGCTGCGCGATCAGGCTCCGGCATGCGAGCGCGACCGGCGCCTGACGCAACCGGTGATGCAGGCGCTGCACACGACGGGATTGCTGCGCTTCCTGCAGCCGAAGGCGTGGGGCGGCATGGAGCTGCCTTTCGTGGCCTATTTCGACATCACCGAGATGCTCTCGCGCGGCGACATCTCGACCGGCTGGGTGGTGGCGAACCTCGGTTCGCATCATCGCAACCTGGTCTGGTGGCCCGAGCAGGCGCAGAAGGAAGTATGGGGCGCGAATCCCGATGCCGGCATCGCCTCCGGGATCGCCTACCAGCAGGGGCGCGCCCGCGCCGTCGACGGCGGGCTCATGGTCGGGGGCCAGTGGAGTTTCGCTTCCGGCATCGACCACTCGGAATGGAGCATGCTCGCGTGCACCGTGCACGCGCACGACAAGCCGGTCGACTGGATCTATGCGCTCGTGCCGAGCAGCGAGTACGAGGTGATCGACGACTGGCATGTCCTCGGCATGTGCGCCACCGGCAGCAAGAGCGTGCGCTGCAAGGACGTGTTCGTGCCCGCACATCGGGTCCTGTCGATGCACGTCGCGCGTCCCGGTCATACATGGCCCGGGCTCGAAGTGCACCGCAATCCGCACTACCGGATCCCGACCAGCGCGCTCGGCGGCCACACCATCGGCGGCTGCATGGTGGGCAATGCGCGCAATGCGCTGGAGACCTGCATCGCGCTGGTGAAGGAGCGCAGCACCAGCTACACGGGCGCGCGCATGCGCGACTTCCAGACCGTGCAGCTGCGGATCTCACGCGCGGCAGCACAGGTCGACGCGGCCGCGCTGCTGATTCGCAACGATCTGCTCGAAGCCCAGGCGCTGTACGAAGCCGGCGGTGCGCTCGATGTCGAGGCGAAGTTGCGCTACAAGCGCAACTGCGCGCTGGGAAGCCGGCTGTGCGTGGAGGCGATCGACTCGCTGCACGAGATGGCCGGCGCCAACGGCATCTACGACCATTTTCCGCTCGCGCGCATGTTCCGCGATGCGCGTGCCGCCGCCGGTCACTTCAGCTTCAGCCTGGATGCGCAGTTGCCGCCCTGGGCGCTGGTCGTTTTGGGCGGGGAGTTCAAGAGCCCGACGCTATGACATAGACGGCCGCAACCGCAGTCGATGCGTCATCCGAACGAGGAGGAGCTTTCGATGACAGCCAGCAAGCCCGATCGCGCGCGCCAGCTCGCCGCATTGCCGGTGAAGGCGAACGAGGACCCGTTCGTCGTTGCCACCGGCGGCTTCTACCGGCGCTGGTTCAACCTTGTCGACGACATCCAGCCGATCGTCGACACGGTGAAGACGCTAGAGAGCACCGAGGACGAGGATTGGGTGCCGGCATGGAGCGCGGTTGCCGATCGCTACGAGCGCGAAGCGCAAGCCGCTGCCTCGGGTGGCGACAAGCAAGCCGCGCGCAACGCCTATCTGCACGCCAAGACCTATCTCAGCATCGCCCGCTTCCCCGCTCCATACCACTCCGGCTCGGCCATCTGTCCCGCCGCCATGGGACCGATCAAGGCGCGCGCCTACGAGCGCTATCTCGAATGCTTCCAAAGGGCGACCGCGTTGCTCGATCGGCCGCCGGAGCTCGTGCGCGTGCGGCGCGACGGCATGGAAGCGGTAGGCCATCTGCGTATCCCGTCTCATGCCTCGGCGTCCAAGCGCGTGCCCGCCGTTCTCGTCATGTGCGGCGCCGACATGTACAAGGAGGACCGCGAGAAGTATGCCGACGGCGCGATGACCGAGGGCCTGGCCTCGCTCGTGGTCGACGCGCCCGGCACCGGACAGACGACCTTCCCGCATGCGCCGGAAGCCATCGTCGCCTGGCAGGCGGCGCTGGATGCCTTGCAGGCGCGGCCGGAAATCGACGGCGCCCGGATCGCCGCATTCGGCGTGAGCCGTGGCGGGCTATGGGTCATGCGGCTGGCGGCGCTCGATGCCCGCATCAAGGGGGTGATCGCGGTCGCGCCGGGCGGCGTCGGCTACTGGGGAACGCCGGAGGAACGCGCGCAATGGCGCAAGGCCGCGTTCGAACGGGCGAAGAGCAACTGGTTCGGCCCGCGCGGCACGCGGCCGCTGCCGCACGAGCCGACCGAGGACGAGCAGCGGCAGGATTTCCTGCGCTGGTCGCTCAAGGACAACGTACTGCTCGACAAGCTGACCATGCCGATGTACCTGGTGAACGGCAAGGTCGATCACCTCACGCCGATCGGCAATCTTTATCTCGCGCTCGAAAGCGGGCCGCCGACCGGCAGGGTCGCACGGGTCTATGCCGACGACGGCCATATCGCCGCCAAGAACGAACGCGAATGGGGACCGGCGGCGTGGAAGTGGCTGCGCGAGACGCTGGAGAGAACCGACGCTTGAGCCGCGGCCGGCGGCTTATCCCTTGCGGTTGCCGGCCCTGTGTCGCTTGCGCGAAGGCGGCCTCAGGAAAATCAAAGGATATGGATTCCCGCCTGCACGCGAACGACGTTCTTCAGACCTTGCAGGTCAAATCTCTGCCGCCATGCCGAGCAGAAGCGCCTCGATGCGGGACTTGCCGCTCGCATCGAGCGCGCCGGATGCGCGACAGAACGCAGCCAGTTGGTCGCGCCCGGGCTGCGAGGCACGCAAGCGCGCGAGCGTTTGCAGCTCGTCGATGATTCGGGCGCGATCCTCCAGCAAGCGATTGAAGTTGACGTCGCAGGCAGGCACCGGCGGCGGAATGGTGCATAGCTCCCGGCTGATCGCTTCCCGCAACGCGTTCAATTCCGCCTGCATGGCGACGCACGCACGCTCGATCGCCGCCTCCCCGCCTCGTTCGCCCGGCATGCCGCCCTCCGCAGCAGGTTGCCACGCCGACATGCTAGCATCCGTTACTTGACCGCGAGCACCGTCACTGGCAGTACCTGTAGCGTGAGGACGGCGCTCGGCTGCGGCTGAATTACACAACGAAGGATCCGGCATGTTCTTCGAGACCAAGGACACATCGCGCGAAACGCTCCGAGCCTATGGGCTCTCGTTCAATCCCTTCAAGGCCATCGTCACGCCGCGCCCGATCGGCTGGGTGACGACCCAGAACCGCGACGGCGCCGTCAACCTGGCGCCGTTCTCGTTCTTCAACGCGATTTCGTCCGATCCTCCGATCGTGGTCTACGGCGCGAACGGCACGCACGAAGCCGATGGCGGCGAGAAGGATTCGCTGCGCAACGTGCGCGAGACGGGTGAGTTCGTCTGCAATCTGGCGACATGGGAGCTGCGAAGCCAGATGAACCTGACATCGACACCCGCCCCGCCTGGCATCGATGAGACGCAGGCCGTCGGCCTCGCCACTGCACCTTCGCGCCTGGTAAAGCCGCCGCGCGTCGCCGCCTCGCCAGCCCATCTCGAATGCAAGCTGCACCAACTGGTGGAGCTGCCGCCCGACCCGCGTAACGGCAAGCGCAACACCATGGTGGTCGGTCTCGTGATCGGCATCCACATCGACGACGCATTCGTCGTCAACGGCCGCTTCGATACCGCTCGCGCCCAGCCCATCGCCCGGCTCGGTTATAACGACTATGCCGTGGTCACCGAGGCGTTCGAGATGATACGGCCGGACTGGCCGCTCGACGGCCGCAACGAGCGAAAACCGGGTTCCTAATACGCCGACTTCGGGCTGCCTTGGCCCGTTGCGGCCGGCGCCCGCCGCATCAATTGACCTTTAGCCCCGCCTCGCGAATGAGCCTGCTCCAGGTTTCGATCTCGCGCGCCAGGTGCTTGCGCAGCGCATCGGGCGGCCCGGAGAGGGGCTCGGCGCCCTGTGCAATGAGCCGATCGCGCAAGCCCGGCGCTTCCATGAGCGCCGTGAACTCCGCGTTCAGCCGGGTGATGACCGCCGCCGGGGTCTTGACCGGGCTGAACACGCCGAACCAGCCGGCGGACTGAAAGCCCGCAACGCCTGCCTCCGAAATGGTCGGCAACTGCGGCATCACCACGGAGCGTTTTGCTCCGGTCACGGCGAGCGCACGCAGCTGCCCGCTTTTCACATACGTGGTCAGTACGAGCACGTTGTCGAAAGCCACGTCCAGCCGCCCCGCCAGCAGATCGGGCATGAGCGCACCGGTCCCCTTGTAGGGGACGAACAGCATGTCGATGCCCGCCATGCGCTTGAGATGCTCGCCGGAGAGCCGCTGCAGCGATGTCACCGTGGACCCGGAATAGGTGAGCTTGCCGGGCCGCTCTCTTGCATACGCAATCAATTCCTTCACGCTGTGCACCGGCAGCTTCGATTGCACCACCAGCAGGTAGGGCGAGGTCGCCAGCAGCGCGATCGGCGCGAGCTCCTTCTGAATGTCCGGCGCCTTGGGGAAGAAGCTGTTGAGCGTACCGAACGAACCCGGCCCCATGATCAGCGTGTGTCCATCGGGCGGGGACTTGACGACGAGCTCCAGGCCGATGACGCCGCCCGCACCCGGGCGGTTGTCGACCACGACCTGCTGGCCGGTACGCTCGGTGAAGCGCGCCGCCACCGCACGCGCGACGATGTCGGTGCTGCCGCCGGCGGCCACGGCGACGACCATGCGGATCGGGCGATTCGCGTCGGGCTGTGCGGCCGCAATCGTGGTCGAGAGAACAAGCGCTGCTGCTGCCGTGGCGGCGGCCAGGCGGACACGTCGAATCGAATGCGTCATGACCATCCTTTCGGATTGCGCGAAGCGGTTGGCAAGTTTCTTCTCCGGCCGGCTGTTGTTCCGGGAGAGATGCCACCATACAAGCATCGCCGCTTGCACCGTGGAACCTTCGTGGCATCTCTTCCCTCACCCCCAACCCCTCTCCCGGGGGGAGAGGGGAGCGTCGTGTGCCCGCCAGGCGGGCGGGTTCCTGCGTAGCGCACTATCCATACAAGGGCGCAATCAGCCGGGGTGCTTTGAGCCGCGCATCCAGCACGCGCCCGCGCTGGGCACGCTTGCCCATGTGCTCCTTCAGCACCTGCGCGCCCAGCGCCTCGTCGACCACCTTGCCGCGGCGCTCGCCCGACACCACGAGCGTGCGGCCGTCGGTCACAGCCAGCGAGGCGAGCTGCATGCCTTGCGGCAGCGCCAACAGCGTCACCCCCAACCCGCCGTTGGAGCGGGTGGGCACTTCGGCAAGCCGGAACAGCAGCAGGCGCGCATCCGAGGAGAGCGCGGCGAGCCAATAGTCGCTGCTGCCCTTCGGGGCCGCGTCCGAGCGCCACAGCCGCAGGGCCGGCAACACCTGTGCGCCCTCCGGCACGCTCAGGAACTCCTTGCCCGCCTTCATGCGGCTCACCATATCGCCCAGCTTGCAGACGAATCCATTGCCGGCCGAGGTGTGGAGCAGCAGCAGGGTCTGCGCGTCGCCCGTGCCGATCCACACGATTGTGTCCCGGTCGGACGAAATGAGCGTGTTGACCGGCACGCCGTCGCCGCGACCGGTCGGCAGGCTCGCGACCGCCAGGGTGTAGGTCTTCCCGGACTGACCCAGCAGCACCAGCGGGTCGGTCGTCTTGCACTCGATCTCGACGAAGCGCTCGTCGCCGTCCTTGAACGACACCGCGTTCATGTCGATGTCATGACCGTTGCGCGCCCGAATCCAGCCGCGCTGCGAGAGAATCACCGTAACCGGTTCCTCCACCACCGAGCGCTCGATGCTGGCGCGCTCGGCCGACTCGATCGCGCTGCGGCGCGGATCACCGTATTTCTTCGCGTCCTGCTCGAGCTCCTTGACGACGAGGCTGCGCAGCGCCCGGTCCGAGCCGAGGATGCGGTTGTATTCGTCGCGCTCGGCCTGCAGCGACTTGCGCTCGTCGTTCAGCTTGATCCCGTCGAGCCGCGTCAATTGGCCGAGCCGCAGGTCGCAGATATCCTGCGCCTGGCGCTCGGTGAACTTCCAGCGCGCCATCAAGGCCGCCCGCGCCGAGGCCACGTCCTCGGAAGCGCGGATCACCTTGATGATCTCGTCGATGTGCGCGAACGCCTTGATGCGCCCCTCGACGATATGCAAGCGGTCTTGGCATTTCTGCAGCCGGTATTCGGTTCGGCGGTGCACAGTGACGATGCGGAAATCGGTCCACTCGCGCAGGATCGCGACGATCCCTTTCTGGTCGGGAAACCCGTCGAGCCCGATCCAGGTCATGTTGATGGGGATTTTGGTCTCGAGGCTCGTGTGCACCAGGAGCGCCGCGACCGTCTCCTCGACGCTCTGGCGCGAGGAGCGCGGCTCGATCACCAGGCGCAGCTTCGACCTGCGATCCGATTCGTCGCGCACCGTTTCGACCAGATCGAGGATGAACTGGCGCGTGCGCTTCTGCTCGGGGCTCACGTCCTTGCGGCCCGAGGAAGGCTTGGGCTCGACCAGCGCCTGGATTTCCTCCTGCACCTGGCGCGCCGAGGTGGTATGCGGCAACTCGGTCACGACGATCTGCCACTGGCCGCGCGCCAGCTGCTCCACCGTCCAGCGCGCGCGCATGGTGATCGAGCCGCGGCCGGTCTCGTAGGCGGCGCGGAGCTCGTCCGGGCGCGAAATGATCTGTCCGCCGCCCGGGTAGTCGGGCCCCGGCATGACCGCGAGCACGTCGTCGACACTGGCCTTCGGATTGCGGATGACTGCGATGGCCGCCTGCGCGACCTCGCTCAGGTTGTGCGACGGAATGCGAGTGGAAAATCCCACCGGGATACCGAACGAGCCGTTCAACAGTCCGAACGGCAGGCGCGCCGGCAGCAGCACCGGCTCGTCGAACTTGCCGTCGTAGTTCTTCTGGAAGTCGACGGTGCCCTCGTCGATCTCGGCCAGCATCAGCTCGGCATAGCGCGCGAGCCGCGCCTCGGTGTAACGATACGCCGCGGCCGAATCGCCGTCGCGGCTGCCGAAGTTGCCCTGACCCTCGATCAGCGGATAGCGCATGCTGAAGGGCTGCGCCAGGTGCACCAGTGCCTCGTAGGTGGAGGAATCGCCGTGCGGGTGGTACTTGCCGAGCACTTCGCCGACGTAGCGCGCGCACTTGGCGAATCCTTGACCGCCGGCGGCGTGCATCGCATAGAGGATGCGGCGCTGGACCGGTTTCAGGCCGTCGGCCACCTCCGGCAATGCACGCGCCTTCACGGTGCTGACCGCATAGCTCAGGTAGGCTTGCGACGCGTGCGATTCGATCGGCGCGATGTTCTCGTCCGCGTCGTCTTCGAAAAGGTCGCGAGTCAGTGTGTCGTCCATTGTCGTTCACCTTCGAATTTCTAGGCCCAAACCTCCCCTCGTCGGCGAGGAGGGCTCGACGCGCGATGCGCGGAGGCGACGGTCGGCAGCCTTGAACCACACCACCCCGTCGACTGGCGTCGACACCCCTCCTCGTGAGAGGAGGGGATTGAAAGGTTTCCCCTCCTTGCCAAGGAGGGGCGGGACGCGACAAGGTCGCGGACGGGGTGGTCTAAACATCCGCCTCCACGGTCTTCCAATGCTCGCGCATCCAATTGCGCCGCCCTTCGGCTTCGCCGGCATCCATCAGCAGCTCGAAGGTCGAGCGCACTTGCTTGATCTGGTCGCGGGCGAGGCGCATCTGCACCAGGCGCCGGGTGTCGGGGTTCATGGTCGTGTCCCACAATTGCTCCGGGCTCATCTCGCCCAGGCCCTTGAAGCGTGAGATCTCCCACGCGCCCTCCTTTACGCCTTCCTTGCGCAATAGCCCGAGCGCATCGTCGAGCTCTTCCTCGTCCAGGCAATACACCCGCCGCGCGGGCTTGCCTTTGCCTTGCGCCGCAACCTCGATCTTGAACAGCGGCGGCTGCGCGACGTAGACGCGGCCCGCCTCAACCAGCCTCGGGCAGTGCATGAAGAAGAAGGTCAGCAGCAACGCCTGGATGTGGCCGCCGTCGACGTCGGCATCGGTCATGACGATGACGCGGCCGTAACGCAGGCCGGACAGGTCCGGCGTATCGTCGAACCCGTGCGGATCGACGCCGATCGCGGTGGCGATCGCCTGCAGCTCCTTGTTGGCGAGCACCGTGCGCGAATCCTTGCTCATGGTGTTGAGCACCTTGCCGCGCAGCGGCAGCACCGCCTGGGTATCCTTGTCGCGTGCTTCCTTGGCCGAGCCGCCCGCCGAATCGCCTTCGACCATGAAAAGCTCGTTGCGCGAGGTGTCGCCCGAGGCGCAGTCGACCAGTTTTCCGGGCAGGGTGGCCACGCCGGAGGATTTCTTGCGCTCGTACTTCTGCCCCTTGCGCAGCCGGTTCATCGCCTGCTCCACCGCGAGCTCGGCGATGCGCTTGCCGTCCTCGGGGTGCGCATTGAGCCACAGCTCGAAGGCGTCGCGCACGCACAGCTCGAGCAGCCGGACGGCGTGCTTGGTGGTGAGCTTCTCCTTGGTCTGGCCGTGGAACTGCGTGCGCACGATCTTGGCGGAAAGGGTGAAGCAGGCGCGCGACCACATGTCGTCGGCCACCAGCTTCACGCCTTTGGGGGTGATGCTGCGAGTATCCATGAAGGCACGCAAAGCATCGAAGATGCCGTTGCGAAACCCGAGCTCGTGCGAGCCGCCCGAACGGGTCGGGATGAGATTGACATGGCTCTCGGTAAAGGTATCGCCGAAGGCCAAAAAACCCAACGCCCAGGCCGCGCCTTCGCCCGGCATGATCTCGGCCGACTGCTCCTTGGGGTCCTCGTCGAAATAGCGCTCCCCGGTGAAGAGCGGCGCCGCCAGCTCGCGCCCGCCCAGCATGGCATCGAAGTACTGCGCCATCCCGCCCTTGAACGTCCACGATTTCTCTTCGAAGCCCTCCTTGCCTTCGAAGCGCAGCACGGTCGTGAGGCCGGGCAGCAGATAAGCCTTGGAGCGGATGAGGTGCTCCAGCTCGCCTTGAGGGATATTGGGGCTGTCGAAGTACTTCGGATTGGGCCAGGCACGCACGACCGTGCCGGTGCGACGCTCGAATTCCTTACCCTTGGCGCTCTTCAGCTTCTCGACGACCTCCCCGTCCTCGAACGCCATCACATGCTTCGCGCCCTCGCGGTACACGGTCACTTCGAGCCGCTTCGACAACGCATTGGTCACTGCGACCCCCACCCCGTGCAGGCCGCCCGCGATCACGTAGGCCGACTCGTTGCCTTCCTTGTCGAACTTGCCGCCGGCATGCAGCATGGTGAAGGCCATCTCCACCACGTGCTTGCCCTCCTCGGGGTGAATCCCCACGGGAATGCCGCGGCCTTCGTCGACCACTTCGATCGAGCCGTCCTTGTACACCGTCACCACGATACGGCGGCCGAAGCCGGCCAGCGCTTCGTCCACCGCGTTGTCGATCGCCTCCTGCACGATGTGCAGCGGATGCACGACGTGCGTATACATGCCGGGGTTCTGCCGCACCGGCTCCAGGCCCTTCAGCGCCCGGAACGAGGCTTCGTTGTATACCGTCTTACGATTGGCCATCAGGCTGCTTTCTTCCTTGGCAAGCGTCCGTGGAGCCTGGCAACACACCATAGGATGCGCCATTAGCCCCGCAGACCGCAATGGATTGTAGCGTATTGTAGCTGCTTCACCCCGGGTCGAGATTGTTCATGCAAGCCATTAATTATACGGGAATATCTTGGACCGGAAAGCGTGACGACTCGCAGATGCCCTCGTTACCCGCCCCTGCGCGCTACCCGGGACGCATCATCTGACGGGCGTGTGCACGGGAGCCCCATGACGCGGTTCGGCTGTGCCTATAATCCGCCATCATTATCCCGCAGCCGCCCGCATGCAGCTCACCGTAAGCGCCCAGCGCGGAGCCGTCGTCGTTGCACCGGCCGGTCGGATCGATCACGCCAGCGCCGAGGCTTTCGCTACCGCGCTGCAGCCGCACCTCGACCGCTGCAGGGCCGGCGCAGAGGCGCTGATCGTCGACATGAGCGGCGTGGACTACATCAGCAGCGTCGGATTGCGCGCGCTCATGGTGGCGGCCAAGCAGGCCGAGGCGCAAGCAGGACGCATCGCCATCGCCGCTTTGAGCCCCATGGTGCGCGAAGTGTTCGAGATCAGCCGCTTCGACATGGTGTTCAGGATCTATCGCAGCCTCGACGATGCGCTCGCCAGCGAAGGGGCCGGCGGGTGAAGGTCCGTTTCTGGGGGACGCGCGGATCGATCCCGGTTTCGTTGACCGCGCCGCAGATCCGCCGCAAGCTCATCGCCGCCCTGAGCGGAAGCGTCGGGCGCAGTCTCGACACCTCCGAAGCAATCGAACGCTACGTCGACGAGGAGCTGGGGTTCGACGTGCGCGGCACCTTCGGCGGCCATTCGTCCTGCGTCGAGCTCGATACCGGCGGCGCCGAGCACGTCGTCTTCGACATGGGCAGCGGCGCTCGCCCGCTCGGCCAATCCTTCCTGCAGCGCTACGGTGCAGGCGCGCCGCAGACCTATCACGTCTTCATGTCGCACGTACACTGGGATCACATCATGGGGTTCCCGTTCTTCGCCCCGGTGTACATTCCCGGCAATCGCATCGTCATCCATGGCTGTCATGCGGTACTGGAGGAGGCGTTTCGGCGCCAGCAGGCCGCGCCCAGCTTTCCGGTCGATTTTTCCCAGCTCGCCGCGACCATCGAATTCGACCGGCTCGAGCCCGGCAAGCCGCACGCCATTGCCGGATTGGCGATTACGCCCAAGCTGCAGCGCCACGAAGGCGATTCCTACGGCTATCGC
This sequence is a window from Betaproteobacteria bacterium. Protein-coding genes within it:
- a CDS encoding anti-sigma factor antagonist (This anti-anti-sigma factor, or anti-sigma factor antagonist, belongs to a family that includes characterized members SpoIIAA, RsbV, RsfA, and RsfB.), which translates into the protein MQLTVSAQRGAVVVAPAGRIDHASAEAFATALQPHLDRCRAGAEALIVDMSGVDYISSVGLRALMVAAKQAEAQAGRIAIAALSPMVREVFEISRFDMVFRIYRSLDDALASEGAGG
- a CDS encoding MBL fold metallo-hydrolase, whose translation is MKVRFWGTRGSIPVSLTAPQIRRKLIAALSGSVGRSLDTSEAIERYVDEELGFDVRGTFGGHSSCVELDTGGAEHVVFDMGSGARPLGQSFLQRYGAGAPQTYHVFMSHVHWDHIMGFPFFAPVYIPGNRIVIHGCHAVLEEAFRRQQAAPSFPVDFSQLAATIEFDRLEPGKPHAIAGLAITPKLQRHEGDSYGYRVQAQGKSLVYTTDSEHKVGDVDERAAFIEFFRDADVVIFDAMYALADAISVKADWGHSSNIVGVELCQAARVRCLCMYHHEPAYDDQRIAQVLQETRRFEEITRDGHRLEVISAYDGLELDL